One Chitinophaga parva DNA segment encodes these proteins:
- a CDS encoding beta-N-acetylhexosaminidase, whose amino-acid sequence MKKLTLILAASLLAAGAFAQQAPISIIPQPVQVTTSGGSFTLPSRISIATPNGANTKPITDFLEKRLGTPTGYPVTTQAGGNATISLQLHAKGKADATLGKEGYQLSVTPTGVVIKANEPAGLFYGAQTLVQLFPPAIESGQAVHNVAWVTPTVEITDYPRYAWRGLMLDVSRHFFKKEDVMAYIDQMSRYKFNLFHWHLTDDEGWRIEIKSLPNLTKKGAYNLDKTGEFGTFSPEPDDAPRTAGGYYTQEDVKEVIQYAKDRFVNILPEIEAPGHSLAAVASYPEISCTEGADHYQVRSGERNFMDWTDSGMVAHYDNTMCPANENTYKFLDKVFTEVAALFPFDYIHVGGDECPKTFWKKSDAVTALMKKEHLKTYEEVQSYFEKRVVKIVNSKGKKVIGWDEILEGGLAPGAAVMSWRGEKGGVEGTKLKHDVVMSPTTYAYLDYMQGDVIIEPRIYATLRLSTAYQFEPVPEGADPAYIRGGQANLWTENVYNLRHAEYMTWPRAFAISESVWTPGELKSWDKFEPRVEAHMKRFDSAAVKYAPSMFDPSFTAEKDASGNLLIAMDTEVKDLDIYYSFDNSFPDRFYPKYTQPLAPPKDAKVLKVITYRGNQPMGRMLTMPVAVMQERLNHQEK is encoded by the coding sequence ATGAAGAAACTAACGCTTATCCTGGCTGCCAGCCTCCTGGCGGCAGGCGCTTTTGCCCAGCAGGCGCCTATTTCCATTATTCCACAACCGGTACAGGTCACCACTTCCGGCGGTAGTTTTACCCTGCCCTCCCGCATCAGCATTGCCACGCCTAATGGTGCTAACACTAAGCCCATTACGGATTTCCTGGAAAAACGGCTGGGCACGCCCACCGGCTACCCGGTAACCACCCAGGCCGGCGGCAATGCCACCATCAGCCTGCAACTCCATGCCAAAGGCAAGGCCGACGCCACCCTGGGCAAGGAAGGCTACCAGCTGAGCGTAACGCCCACCGGGGTGGTGATCAAAGCCAATGAGCCGGCCGGCCTGTTTTACGGCGCGCAAACACTGGTGCAATTGTTCCCCCCGGCCATTGAAAGCGGCCAGGCCGTGCATAATGTAGCCTGGGTGACCCCCACCGTGGAGATCACCGACTACCCGCGCTATGCATGGAGAGGCCTCATGCTGGACGTGTCCCGCCACTTCTTTAAAAAGGAAGACGTGATGGCTTACATCGACCAGATGTCGCGCTACAAATTCAACCTCTTCCACTGGCACCTCACTGATGATGAGGGCTGGCGCATTGAGATCAAGAGCCTGCCCAACCTGACGAAGAAAGGCGCCTACAACCTGGACAAGACCGGTGAGTTTGGCACCTTCTCCCCGGAACCTGATGATGCCCCCCGCACCGCTGGTGGTTACTACACGCAGGAAGATGTAAAAGAAGTGATCCAATACGCGAAAGACCGTTTTGTAAACATACTGCCCGAGATTGAAGCCCCCGGCCATAGCCTGGCTGCGGTGGCCTCTTACCCGGAAATTTCCTGCACGGAAGGTGCAGACCATTACCAGGTGCGCTCCGGTGAGCGGAATTTCATGGACTGGACAGACAGTGGCATGGTGGCCCATTACGACAATACCATGTGCCCTGCCAATGAGAACACTTACAAATTCCTGGACAAGGTATTCACAGAAGTAGCGGCCCTCTTCCCCTTCGACTACATCCACGTAGGTGGCGATGAATGTCCCAAGACCTTCTGGAAAAAGAGCGATGCCGTAACGGCGCTGATGAAAAAAGAGCACCTGAAAACGTATGAAGAAGTACAGAGCTACTTTGAAAAACGCGTGGTGAAGATCGTAAACTCAAAAGGCAAAAAAGTGATAGGCTGGGATGAGATCCTGGAAGGCGGCCTGGCCCCCGGTGCAGCCGTCATGAGCTGGCGCGGTGAGAAAGGCGGCGTGGAAGGCACCAAACTGAAACACGACGTAGTGATGAGCCCCACCACCTATGCATACCTGGACTACATGCAGGGCGATGTGATCATAGAGCCCCGCATCTACGCTACCCTGCGACTGAGCACCGCTTACCAGTTTGAGCCCGTGCCCGAAGGTGCTGATCCGGCCTACATCCGCGGTGGACAGGCCAACCTGTGGACGGAGAATGTGTACAACCTGCGCCATGCAGAGTACATGACCTGGCCCCGTGCATTTGCCATTTCAGAATCTGTGTGGACGCCCGGGGAGCTGAAAAGCTGGGACAAATTTGAGCCCCGCGTGGAAGCCCACATGAAACGCTTTGACTCCGCCGCGGTAAAATATGCCCCCAGCATGTTTGATCCCAGTTTCACGGCAGAAAAAGATGCCAGCGGCAACCTGCTCATCGCTATGGATACGGAAGTAAAAGACCTGGATATTTACTACAGCTTTGACAACTCATTCCCCGACCGTTTTTACCCGAAATACACCCAGCCCCTGGCACCACCTAAAGATGCCAAAGTGCTGAAGGTGATCACCTACCGCGGAAACCAGCCCATGGGCCGCATGCTCACCATGCCTGTTGCAGTGATGCAGGAGCGGCTGAACCACCAGGAAAAATAA
- a CDS encoding glycosyl-4,4'-diaponeurosporenoate acyltransferase CrtO family protein, with protein MSIRQNVLARKGQRLAAWYNMVPSFAWSILNLAPPFIYVYRFLDLQWLWVLVPLCMAPYFLQKGFIDRLALSRTRDLYIRLGVDVIQEFVQHGGMVNRLIRRRYPTYRIVFDKTTVHRQLSATYMFERFHLGMAAAFCVLILHAAFSQRWEWVLLLFVCNFIYNVYPVLLQQYMRIRLKHLLG; from the coding sequence ATGTCGATCCGACAAAATGTTCTTGCCCGGAAGGGTCAGCGCCTGGCTGCGTGGTACAACATGGTGCCCAGCTTTGCCTGGTCTATCCTCAACCTGGCGCCGCCGTTTATCTACGTTTACCGTTTCCTGGACCTGCAGTGGTTATGGGTGCTGGTGCCGCTTTGCATGGCGCCTTACTTCCTGCAAAAAGGTTTTATAGACCGCCTGGCCCTGAGCAGGACCAGGGACCTTTATATTCGTTTAGGCGTAGACGTTATACAGGAATTTGTGCAGCATGGGGGCATGGTAAACCGGCTGATCCGCCGCCGCTATCCCACTTACCGCATCGTGTTTGACAAGACCACGGTGCACCGCCAGCTCTCTGCCACTTATATGTTTGAGCGCTTCCACCTGGGCATGGCCGCTGCTTTTTGCGTGCTCATTTTACACGCGGCTTTCAGCCAGCGCTGGGAATGGGTGTTGCTGCTGTTCGTTTGTAATTTCATTTACAATGTGTACCCCGTATTGCTGCAGCAATATATGCGCATCCGCCTGAAACACCTGCTGGGATAG
- a CDS encoding outer membrane beta-barrel protein, with amino-acid sequence MQMKNVVLLTISLLMPVPLLAQTITGQVKDAQQQPAMAATIVLVRHNDSSVVKATLPDNSGRFSFEAIAAGTYRLWVTMMGYKKYRSESFVFTKGQALTLPAITLQQQDAQLKEVSVTAQKPFIERKIDRTVVNVDALISNAGSNALEVLEKSPGISVEDEQTISLKGKNNVTIYIDDRPTYLSGTALQNYLRSLPASTIESVEIMTNPPAKYDAAGTGGVINIRTKRSRQKGFNGGLNLSAMQGIYFSTNNSFNFNYRNNKWNIGGNVAYNKARGYSDLTINRQFYDEAGQTQGYFMQHNQINRWFTSFSGKISADYYATEKSTFGIVLSGDDDHPRSDNDNISHLLDGHQQLDSSIHALNSTKGTFNNVGLNLNYRHAYDKNGRELTADADYIRYNTGSQEVYNNYSYLPDATDPYLYAQLNGQVPTHIDIYSGKLDYTHPFRNGYKLAAGVKSSYTATDNIAQYYNLVDGQNLPDYDKSNHFRYRENINAAYLNLNKDFKRLSVQAGLRFENTVSNGHQLGNAVKGDSAFNRNYTGLFPTLYLLYKLDTAANNTLSLNYGRRIDRPYYQDLNPFISPLDKFTYYVGNPYVKPSYTQRVELGHSYKGRISTTFIYTHSRDDINETIEIVNGIYYSRPGNIGATTTLEVDLDVQQDLGKRLNLHFYGEAGNIHSYGDFYAGHLDSRGNYVFVMPTLTLKLPKDWTIQASARYRSKLTHAQFVLGERGAVDLGFSKKITPKLLLKLNGSDLFKTMINTGVINNLAMTTANWRNVSDTRKVALSISYNFGKTIANQRRHEDNSADSERNRVKQ; translated from the coding sequence ATGCAAATGAAAAACGTGGTCCTGCTGACCATCAGCCTTCTCATGCCCGTACCCCTCCTGGCGCAAACGATCACCGGCCAGGTAAAAGATGCGCAACAGCAACCCGCAATGGCCGCCACCATTGTGCTGGTGCGCCACAACGACAGCAGCGTAGTAAAAGCCACCCTGCCGGATAACAGCGGCCGCTTCTCCTTTGAAGCCATCGCTGCAGGCACCTACCGCCTCTGGGTAACCATGATGGGGTATAAAAAATACCGCAGCGAGAGTTTTGTATTTACCAAAGGCCAGGCACTTACATTGCCCGCCATCACACTGCAGCAGCAGGATGCACAGCTCAAGGAAGTCTCCGTTACAGCACAGAAACCATTTATTGAAAGGAAGATAGACCGCACCGTGGTGAACGTGGACGCGCTTATCAGCAATGCAGGCAGCAACGCGCTGGAAGTGCTGGAAAAAAGCCCGGGCATAAGCGTAGAGGACGAACAGACCATCAGTCTCAAAGGCAAGAACAATGTAACCATCTACATCGACGACCGGCCTACTTACCTCTCCGGCACCGCATTGCAGAACTACCTGCGCTCCCTGCCCGCATCCACCATTGAAAGCGTGGAGATCATGACCAACCCACCTGCTAAATACGATGCGGCCGGCACCGGCGGCGTGATCAACATCCGTACTAAACGTAGCAGGCAAAAGGGTTTCAACGGGGGACTGAACCTCTCGGCCATGCAAGGCATTTATTTCAGTACCAACAACAGCTTCAATTTTAATTACCGTAACAACAAGTGGAACATAGGCGGTAATGTGGCCTACAACAAAGCGCGGGGCTACAGTGACCTCACCATCAACCGCCAGTTTTATGATGAAGCCGGGCAAACCCAGGGCTACTTCATGCAGCACAACCAGATCAACCGGTGGTTCACCTCCTTTTCCGGCAAGATCAGCGCAGACTATTACGCCACGGAAAAAAGCACCTTCGGCATCGTGCTATCCGGTGATGACGATCACCCACGCAGTGATAATGACAACATCAGCCACCTGCTGGATGGTCATCAACAACTGGATTCCAGCATCCATGCCCTCAATAGTACCAAGGGCACTTTCAACAACGTGGGCCTTAACCTGAACTACCGCCACGCCTACGATAAGAATGGCCGGGAGCTCACGGCAGACGCGGATTACATCCGGTACAACACCGGCAGCCAGGAGGTTTACAACAACTACAGCTACCTGCCGGATGCCACCGATCCTTATCTCTATGCACAGCTGAACGGACAGGTGCCCACGCACATCGACATTTACTCCGGTAAGCTGGACTACACGCACCCTTTCCGGAACGGTTATAAGCTGGCCGCGGGCGTGAAAAGCAGTTACACCGCCACGGATAATATTGCCCAATATTACAACCTGGTTGATGGACAAAACCTGCCGGACTACGATAAAAGCAATCACTTCCGCTACCGCGAAAACATTAACGCGGCTTACCTGAACCTGAATAAGGATTTTAAACGGTTATCTGTACAGGCCGGCCTGCGCTTTGAAAACACGGTCTCCAACGGCCACCAGCTGGGCAATGCCGTGAAAGGTGATTCCGCTTTCAACCGCAATTACACCGGCCTGTTTCCCACGCTGTACCTGCTGTACAAGCTGGATACGGCGGCCAACAATACATTGTCGCTCAACTATGGCAGGCGCATTGACCGGCCCTATTACCAGGACCTGAACCCGTTCATATCGCCGCTGGACAAATTCACTTACTACGTAGGCAACCCTTACGTAAAGCCATCTTATACGCAACGTGTGGAACTGGGGCACAGCTATAAAGGGCGCATCAGCACCACTTTCATTTATACCCACAGCCGGGATGACATCAACGAGACCATTGAAATTGTAAACGGCATTTACTACAGCCGCCCTGGCAACATTGGCGCTACCACCACGCTGGAAGTGGACCTGGATGTGCAGCAGGACCTCGGAAAGCGCCTGAACCTGCACTTCTACGGGGAAGCCGGCAATATCCACTCCTATGGCGACTTCTATGCCGGCCACCTGGACAGCCGCGGTAATTACGTATTTGTAATGCCCACGCTTACGCTGAAGCTGCCCAAGGACTGGACCATCCAGGCCAGTGCGCGTTACCGCAGTAAACTGACCCATGCACAATTTGTATTGGGAGAAAGAGGTGCCGTGGACCTTGGATTTTCCAAGAAGATAACGCCCAAGCTCCTGTTGAAACTCAATGGCAGCGACCTTTTCAAGACGATGATCAATACAGGGGTGATCAACAACCTGGCCATGACAACTGCCAACTGGCGCAATGTATCAGACACCCGCAAAGTGGCGCTGAGCATCAGTTATAACTTCGGGAAAACCATTGCCAACCAGCGCCGGCACGAGGATAACAGTGCAGATAGTGAACGTAACCGTGTAAAGCAGTAA
- a CDS encoding M56 family metallopeptidase, with translation MQASALPSFQADLLIQALCRTLLHSLWQGVILAALAGIIMLATRRQKAASRYYLLVGALALFTGGAAVTFVWEWLALQPAQGATASGLAAVEQLRIANTVVAAPSANALTQQLFQYLSAHAQQVVLIWFLFICIKSIRMLTGLYEVRMLRTQQTIAPDARWSARVQDLARQLRISRPVRLLESALAKAPMVLGHLKPLILVPAGLLSSLTPEAIEAILLHELAHIRRRDYLVNLLQSFVEILFFFNPAVTWICALLKAERENCCDDLVMQYTHSKTVYIQALVSCQEYGHPELAMALPGSRNTLLARVTRMISNHNHSLNVVEKTLLSVCLVGAGLLLLAFPGKAARHVVKTITTTTTFDHQTTITDTRNVTLSIDRHNDTCTLPQLATLDDMRMAPLPAFTSLDGTLRPQQASLGALSSACPTLYWVDSNQRQTLILRDDTAAKRWLEDRAYEAAEKQRLHDEQAAVAAEDQRAYEAAEKQRASDERQRTANARAYQVNAHQYFAAAQVPHGSGHDTTHPRTSPSAIGAPRVQYMPNVAARVQPTAVAMPAPVAKPAAKAIPVTHVAAAAPPPVPVKPIAPLSPLTPAAPPTPVEPVTPPSPDAAAEKDENLSDRVVQELLQSHLIVKTKNLSFKLSREAFIVNDKPMRADIAKAFADKFVPKDHWALLYNYEVKN, from the coding sequence ATGCAAGCATCTGCGCTTCCTTCTTTCCAGGCAGACCTGCTGATACAGGCACTGTGCCGCACCCTGCTCCACTCGCTCTGGCAGGGCGTTATCCTGGCCGCACTGGCTGGCATTATCATGCTGGCCACCCGCCGGCAAAAGGCCGCCAGCCGCTATTACCTGCTGGTGGGCGCGCTGGCCCTGTTCACCGGGGGCGCCGCCGTTACATTTGTGTGGGAGTGGCTGGCCCTGCAGCCCGCACAAGGCGCCACCGCCAGCGGCCTGGCCGCCGTGGAGCAATTGCGTATAGCCAATACCGTGGTAGCCGCGCCTTCGGCCAATGCACTGACCCAGCAGCTCTTTCAATACCTCAGTGCACATGCCCAGCAGGTAGTGCTCATCTGGTTCCTTTTTATCTGCATCAAGAGCATCCGCATGCTCACCGGCCTGTATGAAGTGCGCATGCTGCGCACCCAGCAAACCATTGCCCCGGACGCCCGGTGGAGCGCACGGGTACAGGACCTGGCCCGCCAGCTGCGTATATCCCGTCCCGTTAGACTGCTGGAATCGGCCCTGGCCAAGGCGCCCATGGTGCTGGGCCACCTGAAGCCCCTCATCCTGGTGCCGGCCGGCCTCCTGTCCAGCCTTACACCGGAAGCCATTGAGGCCATCCTGCTGCACGAGCTGGCCCACATCCGCCGCCGCGATTACCTGGTAAACCTGCTGCAAAGTTTCGTGGAGATCCTTTTCTTCTTCAACCCGGCCGTCACCTGGATCTGCGCCCTGCTCAAAGCCGAGCGGGAAAACTGCTGTGACGACCTGGTGATGCAATACACCCACAGCAAAACCGTGTACATACAAGCCCTGGTATCCTGCCAGGAATATGGCCACCCGGAACTGGCCATGGCCCTGCCCGGGAGCCGTAATACCCTGCTGGCCCGTGTAACCCGCATGATCAGCAACCATAACCACTCCCTGAACGTGGTGGAAAAAACATTGCTGAGCGTATGCCTGGTAGGCGCAGGCCTGCTCCTGCTGGCCTTTCCCGGGAAAGCAGCCCGCCACGTGGTAAAAACCATCACCACCACTACCACTTTTGATCACCAGACCACGATAACGGATACACGGAATGTAACGCTCTCCATAGACCGCCATAACGATACCTGTACCCTTCCCCAACTGGCTACCCTGGATGATATGCGCATGGCGCCACTGCCGGCCTTCACCTCGCTGGATGGAACCCTGCGCCCGCAGCAGGCCAGTCTCGGCGCACTGTCTTCCGCCTGCCCCACCCTGTACTGGGTGGACAGTAACCAGCGGCAAACGCTGATCCTGCGGGATGATACGGCCGCCAAACGCTGGCTGGAAGATCGGGCCTACGAGGCCGCGGAAAAACAACGCCTCCATGATGAACAGGCAGCTGTAGCCGCGGAAGACCAACGGGCCTACGAGGCCGCGGAAAAACAACGCGCCAGTGATGAACGCCAGCGCACGGCAAACGCCCGTGCTTACCAGGTAAATGCACACCAGTACTTTGCAGCCGCACAGGTACCCCACGGCAGTGGTCATGACACCACCCACCCACGCACCTCTCCTTCCGCCATTGGAGCCCCGCGTGTACAGTATATGCCCAATGTTGCCGCACGGGTGCAACCCACCGCTGTAGCCATGCCCGCACCCGTGGCAAAACCGGCCGCGAAGGCCATACCAGTGACCCATGTTGCAGCCGCCGCGCCGCCACCTGTCCCGGTTAAGCCCATTGCGCCGCTTTCACCGCTTACCCCTGCAGCGCCACCCACACCGGTGGAACCCGTAACACCTCCTTCACCGGATGCGGCTGCCGAAAAGGATGAAAACCTTTCAGACCGCGTGGTACAGGAGTTGCTGCAGTCGCACCTGATCGTCAAGACCAAAAACCTCTCGTTTAAACTAAGCAGGGAAGCATTTATCGTCAACGACAAGCCCATGCGGGCAGACATTGCAAAAGCCTTTGCAGACAAGTTTGTACCCAAAGACCATTGGGCACTCCTGTACAATTACGAAGTCAAGAACTAA
- a CDS encoding BlaI/MecI/CopY family transcriptional regulator: protein MEKNKDEKNVEPTRSELEILQVLWAHGPSTVRFVNDELCKQKDVNYTTTLKLMQIMADKGILTRDESRMKHVYSVAEDEQATKAHLLEKFVDALYKGSASKLVLQLLGNRKTSAEELRAIKEMLNKLD, encoded by the coding sequence ATGGAAAAGAACAAAGACGAAAAGAATGTGGAGCCAACCCGCTCAGAACTGGAGATCCTCCAGGTGCTCTGGGCACATGGTCCCAGCACGGTGCGTTTCGTGAATGATGAGTTATGTAAACAGAAAGACGTAAATTATACCACCACGCTGAAGCTGATGCAGATCATGGCAGACAAGGGCATTCTTACCCGCGATGAAAGCCGTATGAAGCACGTGTACAGTGTAGCGGAAGATGAACAGGCCACCAAGGCCCACCTGCTGGAAAAATTCGTAGACGCTCTGTACAAAGGCTCTGCCAGCAAGCTGGTACTGCAGTTGCTGGGCAACCGCAAGACCTCTGCCGAAGAGCTCCGGGCCATCAAGGAAATGCTGAATAAACTGGACTGA
- a CDS encoding TetR/AcrR family transcriptional regulator gives MSKAERTKQFIVEKTAPIFNVKGYAGTSLSDMTDATGLTKGSIYGNFANKDEVALAAFDHNLEKITGIYGAEIAKHDGARDRLMAYVHVYNNFLKYPFPVGGCPILNTSVESDDMHPALKERAAKAIHKWKDKLVEIIEAGVRDKELKKVVNPEQVALSIIAMLEGCIMVSKVTGNMHYRNLVTQALEKFIMEL, from the coding sequence ATGAGTAAAGCGGAAAGAACCAAACAGTTCATCGTAGAGAAAACCGCCCCCATCTTCAATGTAAAAGGTTACGCGGGCACCTCTCTCTCCGATATGACAGATGCCACCGGGCTTACCAAAGGCAGCATCTACGGTAACTTTGCCAATAAGGATGAGGTGGCCCTTGCCGCCTTTGATCACAACCTGGAAAAGATCACCGGCATTTACGGCGCGGAGATTGCGAAGCACGATGGCGCCCGGGACCGCCTGATGGCTTATGTGCACGTATACAACAACTTCCTCAAATATCCCTTCCCCGTGGGCGGCTGCCCCATTCTCAACACCTCCGTAGAATCGGACGATATGCACCCTGCGCTGAAAGAGCGTGCCGCAAAGGCCATCCACAAATGGAAGGATAAACTGGTGGAGATCATTGAAGCAGGCGTGCGGGATAAGGAGCTTAAAAAAGTAGTAAACCCTGAACAGGTGGCCCTTTCCATCATTGCCATGCTGGAAGGCTGCATCATGGTAAGCAAGGTGACCGGTAATATGCACTACCGTAACCTTGTTACCCAGGCCCTGGAAAAATTTATCATGGAACTCTGA
- a CDS encoding SDR family oxidoreductase, producing the protein MKTTNNTVLITGGSAGIGLAIAKTLAAQGNHVIITGRNKERLENAAAQLNNVTPIVADVASAVAVDALVSRISKEFPALNVVINNAGAAHYYQLGANVSAFDKAAEEIHTNYLSILALNEKLLPLLSKQAEAAIVNVSSIVAFVPARNIPTYAASKAALHSYTQILRYELAQQQSPVKVFELMPPLVNTDFSQAIGGANGIPPQQVADELVQALAEDRFEIHVGGTAQLYQAFLQSPSDALQYMNQAR; encoded by the coding sequence ATGAAAACGACTAACAACACCGTATTGATCACCGGCGGCAGCGCCGGCATTGGCCTGGCTATTGCCAAAACCCTTGCAGCGCAGGGCAACCATGTTATCATTACGGGCCGCAACAAAGAGCGTTTAGAGAACGCCGCTGCGCAGTTGAACAATGTAACCCCCATCGTGGCAGACGTGGCCAGCGCAGTGGCGGTGGATGCGCTGGTAAGCCGCATCAGCAAAGAGTTCCCGGCACTGAATGTAGTGATCAATAATGCAGGGGCGGCTCACTATTACCAGCTGGGCGCCAATGTGAGCGCCTTTGATAAGGCCGCGGAAGAGATCCACACCAACTACCTTTCCATCCTGGCCCTCAATGAAAAGCTGCTGCCCCTGCTCAGCAAACAGGCGGAAGCGGCCATCGTGAATGTATCGTCCATCGTGGCTTTTGTACCCGCCCGCAATATCCCTACGTACGCTGCCAGCAAGGCCGCCCTGCATTCCTACACACAGATCCTGCGCTATGAACTGGCGCAGCAACAATCACCTGTAAAAGTATTTGAGCTCATGCCCCCGCTGGTGAACACCGACTTTTCGCAGGCCATTGGTGGTGCGAACGGTATCCCGCCACAGCAGGTGGCAGATGAGCTGGTGCAGGCCCTGGCAGAAGACCGTTTCGAGATCCATGTAGGCGGCACCGCACAGTTGTACCAGGCTTTCCTGCAGTCACCGTCAGACGCGCTCCAGTATATGAACCAGGCCCGTTAA
- a CDS encoding DHA2 family efflux MFS transporter permease subunit: MPNGMKRTVLLITVIFAAMMELIDSSIVNVALSHMSGNLGATLEDASWVITSYAIANVIIIPITSFLAARLGRRNYYIGSVMAFTLCSFLCGQATNIWMLVTFRFLQGIGGGALLSVSQAIVFELFPKEKQNVASALFGIGVFIGPTIGPTLGGYITEYYSWPWIFYINVPLGIIVASLCLLLLHEPLIKPRVGKVDWWGILLLAIGISSLQTVLERGETEDWFSTPYITWLSVIAGFALTIFVWWELQVAHPVVNLRVLRSKNLSIAAALTFISGIGLFSSVFLTPVFAQRLLGFTPTQTGLLLLPGAVLAILGLMVSARLLQRGLSPMYMITAGILCFGYFSWEMSRIDLDASADLLTFTLIWRAVGLAIITVPLTTLAVSSLPPAEIPQGAALNNMMRQLGGSFGIAMVNTYLANRTAQHRFDLVSNLALDNPATRARLDGYTHYLMGRGFNAPAAKHGALGLLDAVIGRQSSMLSFNDAYLAVGSVFVLALPLLLMARSAKKGKPAVIVSDH; the protein is encoded by the coding sequence ATACCGAACGGTATGAAAAGAACGGTGCTCCTGATCACCGTCATCTTCGCAGCAATGATGGAGCTGATCGATTCCTCCATTGTAAACGTGGCGCTCTCGCATATGAGCGGTAACCTGGGCGCCACGCTGGAAGATGCTTCCTGGGTGATCACTTCTTATGCCATTGCCAACGTGATCATTATCCCTATCACCAGTTTCCTGGCCGCCAGGCTGGGACGGCGCAATTATTACATTGGCTCTGTAATGGCTTTCACTTTATGCTCTTTTCTATGCGGGCAGGCTACCAACATCTGGATGCTGGTCACTTTCCGCTTCCTGCAGGGCATTGGCGGCGGTGCGTTGCTCAGCGTATCGCAGGCCATCGTATTTGAATTGTTTCCCAAAGAAAAACAGAACGTAGCCAGCGCCTTGTTTGGCATCGGGGTGTTCATCGGGCCTACCATCGGGCCCACGCTGGGCGGCTACATCACGGAGTATTATTCCTGGCCCTGGATCTTTTATATCAATGTGCCCCTGGGTATCATCGTGGCATCTTTATGCCTGTTGCTACTGCATGAGCCGCTTATCAAACCCAGGGTGGGAAAGGTAGACTGGTGGGGTATCCTGCTCCTGGCCATCGGCATCAGCTCCCTGCAAACGGTGCTGGAAAGAGGGGAAACGGAAGACTGGTTTTCCACGCCTTACATCACCTGGCTGAGCGTGATTGCGGGTTTTGCGCTCACCATTTTCGTGTGGTGGGAACTGCAGGTAGCGCATCCTGTGGTAAACCTGCGGGTATTGCGCAGCAAGAACCTGAGCATCGCCGCAGCGCTCACTTTTATCTCGGGCATCGGGTTATTCAGTTCTGTATTTCTCACGCCGGTGTTTGCACAGCGTTTGTTGGGATTTACGCCCACACAAACGGGATTGCTGCTGCTGCCGGGCGCAGTGCTGGCCATTTTGGGGCTCATGGTCTCCGCACGTTTGTTGCAACGCGGCCTATCGCCCATGTATATGATCACGGCGGGCATTTTGTGCTTCGGGTATTTCAGTTGGGAAATGTCGCGGATAGACCTGGATGCCAGTGCAGACCTGCTCACTTTTACACTCATCTGGCGGGCCGTGGGACTGGCCATTATCACGGTGCCGCTTACCACCCTGGCCGTATCATCCCTGCCACCGGCGGAGATCCCGCAGGGGGCGGCATTGAACAATATGATGCGCCAGCTGGGTGGCTCCTTTGGCATTGCCATGGTGAACACTTACCTGGCCAACCGTACGGCCCAGCACCGGTTTGACCTGGTGAGCAACCTGGCCCTGGATAACCCGGCCACCCGGGCCCGGCTGGATGGTTACACGCATTACCTCATGGGCAGGGGCTTTAACGCCCCCGCCGCTAAACACGGGGCCCTGGGCCTGCTGGATGCGGTGATCGGCAGGCAATCTTCCATGCTCAGTTTCAATGACGCCTACCTGGCGGTGGGCAGTGTTTTCGTACTGGCGTTGCCGTTATTGCTGATGGCGCGCAGTGCCAAAAAAGGAAAGCCTGCGGTGATCGTATCAGACCACTAG